One genomic region from Ammospiza caudacuta isolate bAmmCau1 chromosome 1, bAmmCau1.pri, whole genome shotgun sequence encodes:
- the VXN gene encoding vexin codes for MHQIYSCSDENLEVFTVISSKSCSPARRRAKASQHILAKSVVAIPEHRSHQDHLLRVLYEEEARGSPGQRRASPSKGTAQHPVGITEQESSKSYNHLLDGKSLIPPSPVAHITVKAVAVTGSPTRDRASTEDHRQRWRKTTEYDLSLPPGAEASLPLTGGNLCGTPSLLRKMWMKHKKKSEYLGATNSAFEAD; via the exons ATGCACCAGATTTACAGCTGCAGCGATGAAAATTTAGAAGTTTTCACTGTGATTTCTTCCAAAT CATGTAGTCCTGCCCGAAGACGAGCCAAAGCTTCACAGCACATCCTTGCAAAGAGT GTGGTGGCCATACCAGAGCACCGGTCCCACCAGGACCATCTCCTGCGAGTGCTGTACGAGGAGGAGGCGCGGGGCAGCCCGGGGCAGcgcagagccagccccagcaagggcactgcccagcaccctG TGGGAATTACTGAACAAGAGTCATCCAAGTCCTATAATCACCTGTTGGATGGAAAATCTTTG atccctccatctccAGTTGCCCATATCACGGTGAAAGCTGTGGCTGTCACGGGCTCGCCCACACGCGATCGCGCTTCTACGGAAGA CCACAGGCAGCGCTGGAGGAAGACAACAGAGTATGACCTGTCTCTGCCACCAGGAGCAGAAGCTTCCCTGCCACTGACAGGAGGCAACCTGTGTGGGACACCCAGCCTTCTGAGGAAGATGTGGATGAAGCACAAGAAGAAGTCAGAGTACCTGGGGGCAACAAACAGTGCCTTTGAGGCGGACTGA